The nucleotide sequence GATTCCGTGCACGTCTTTCGGAAGTTCTTTTCGTTTGTTTCGGACCGCGCGCGTTCTTGGGATTCCCGTGAACTCTCCAAGTCTTACCGGCAAATTTTACTTGTCGCGGGAATATGATGACGGCCAACATGTTCAGATGTCATGGACGTGAATCGTGGAGGGTGACCATGAATCACAGGGGCGTCGAGTTCAGCGTTGCCAAGACGGCGATTCCGGGAATCTGGCAGTGGCAGTTCCGCATCGGCGAGGAGACCAAGACCGGCAAGACCGAGACGAAGATCGATCTGCTCGCAATCCGGCGGGTGCAGCTTCGCATCGATCGGGAGTTGAAGGCGATCGGGCGCAAAACGGCTTGAACAGGACGGCTTGAACCAGGCGGCCGCAGCCCTGCAGGGAACCGCGACGCGCCCCGCGCAGTGCCGTCCGTAGCGGCCCGGAATTGATCTGTTCACGGTTTGGGATTGGACTGCGCGCGCCTATGGCCCGGCAGGCGGGACCATCACGCGCGACCGGTGCCAGCCATGCCGCTCTACTTCTTTCGAATCCGGAACGGGCGCTATTCCGGCTGTGCGGACCAGGCGACGGAATTTGCCGATCGCAATGCGGCCTGGAGAGAGATGACCAGCGTCTGCGCCGACATGGCCGCCGGCATCGCCCGCAAGCTCCACGAAAATTCCGAATGGCACATGGAGTTGCTGGACGAGACCAAGGAGCCCGTGTTCCGGATCCGCATCGTCGCGGAAACCTTCGAATAGGAAACCGCTTCGCACTTTGCGCTAACGCGGCCCTTCGGGTCCGGATCATGCTCTAGTCGGCGCTGGGCAGCCGCCGCATGGTGAATTCGATGTCGCCGCCGGGCAGCTCGCGCCAGGTCTCGACCACGCTCATATAGCCGGCCTTGGGGTAACGGGCGAAGAACGCCTCGGCCCTCGCCCGCGCCGCCGCGCGCGGCAGCGTGAATGTCTCGCGCAGATAGCCGTCGCCGCCGCTTTCGCCCGGCTTGCCGCCCATCTTGCGCCGGCGTGCCATCCGCTCGGCGAGATCCCGCGGACGCTCGGCCATGCCGTTCCTCCTCAACGCGATACGCTCTGGAAGATGTAGGGAGCAGGCCGGCCGGAGAGGAGTCCCGGCCGGAGGCGTCAACCGCCCCCGATCCGGCACAAGATCAGTTGGCGGTCGTGCCCGACTTCTTCTTGGGCGCACTGGTTGCGGCCGAGGCCTTCGGCGCAGCCGCCTGCTTCGGCGGATCGGAACGCATGCCACCCCAGGGATCGTTGGACGCCTTGGAGTCCGGAATCTTCTTCAGCGTTTCCTTGTAGGCCTTGTCACGCTCGACTTCCGCGGCCCTCTCCTCCGGGGACTTGCTTGGGGCGTCCTGCATCAAATTGATATTGGGCATTTGCGCATAGGCCGGTCCCGCCGCGACGGCCAGCAGCACCGCCGCCATACGGAAAAGCTTCATCACTCACTCCTTGATCATCCAGACAGGTGCGGATCAACCGCGCCCTGTCATTCCTGTCAACGGCCCACCGGGACCGAATGGCGCGCTAGAGCCGGTCCGATCTGCACGATTTCGGCGAATGCAGCCAGTCGTCCCAGATCGGGCCGCACCTGGTACAGCCGCTCAGCGCGAGGCCGACCGCCACCAGCGAAAACACGAGGACACACCGACGCAACATCGCCCACCCCATCCCAAGCGAGCTATCATATCGGGCGAAGTCGGGCATTTTCAAGCCGGCGGGCCGGTGCAAGACCGGGTGACTTTGCCGGGCCGATGCGCGCAGAATGGCTGAAATATCCGGCAACACGGGAGGAACCGACAGCAATGCCATCGCAGCCAGAGGCCGAGTTCGGCATCACTGATGCAAGACGCATACTCGGCGAGGTCTTCGCGCCCTGGGTCCTGGATCTCAACCTCTCCGTCGAGCGCATCGAGCACGTGCCGCCAGCGGATGTGCCGGACTGGCAGCCCGGCGCGCTCTTGCGCATGCCATTCGCCGAGCGGCTGTGCCGCAACGGCGGCGTGGTGTGCGGACAGGCGCTGATGGCGCTTGCCGACACCGCGATGGTGATCGCCAACCTCGCCGCCAATCGCGGCTATCGTCCGATGACGACGGTCGACCAGACCACGCATTTCATGCGTGCGGTCTCCTCGTCGGACGTGCTCGCCGACGCCCGCGTGGTGCGGCTCGGACGCACCATGAGTTTCGGCCGCGTCACATTGCTCTCGGCCGCCGACAACAAGCCGGTGGCGATGGTGTCGAGCGCGTTCGCGATGCTGCCGGGCTGAGCGGCACCCCAAAAGAAGAGAGCCGTGTGAGCGCAAGGCGCACCGCGGCTCTCCATCACGTTCGCATTGAAGCGGGAGACTGAAGCGCGATCGCATCCGCGCTTCAGTCGGCACGTTTCAAGAATTATTTGCCAAGAATCTCGTCAGCCGCGGTGACGACGCTGACGGTCGGATTCTTTCCGCAATAGGCGCCGAACTTCTTGGCGTTATCGATGAACACCTCGGTGTCGATGATCGCGTTGTCCTCGTCGCCCTTGTACCAGCCGTCCATCCAGGTCAGCACGACCGCGATGTTGTCCTCGCCGCTCTCGAGAAACTGCTTGCAGGTCATGGTCGAGAGGTCCCACTTGACGGCGTGGGCGGGCATCGATGTCAGCGAGAGCGCTGCGGCGAACAAGAGCGAAAGCGTGGTCTTCATCGGAATCTCCATCGGCGCTAACGCCATAAAGAAAAGGCTTGTGAGAAAAGTCGGCGGGAAGTGACTCACCGCTCCAACGTCGTAAACGAAGTCCGAAGCGCTATGCAAGTAGTGCCAGTATTGAGTTTAGCGCGATGCGAACGGCCGTTCGCATCGCATCCACAACACGATTATGATTGCGTGACACGACGACGTCGTCGCCAGCGCAGGCTCGCGATCGCAAGCGCAACGATCGCGATTACGATCGCTGAGGATGCCGCAAAAAATCGTCCGCCGGGACGATCGATGGTGCGAGACCATAGCGATGGCCCTTCGCCCGGCCGCGCCAGGCGAAACGCAACGACGCTGTCGCCGATCGACGTTGGACCGTCGGAATGGCCGCCAGCGCCAATCGCGACATATTGCTCGCCCTTCCAGAGATACGTCATGGGATTGGCGACGCCGGGCACCGGCAGCCTGCCCTGCCACAGCTCGCGCCCGCTTCGCGCGTCGAAGGCGCGCAAGTAGGCATCCATCGCGCCGGTAAAAACCAGACCTCCGGCAGTGACCGCGAGCCCGTTGACGAGCGGGGTGCCCCAGGGAAGAGGCAGGCCCAAAGGGGCGAGATCCTCGGTCGTGCCGACGGTCGAACGCCAGAGAATCCTTCCGTTCCTGAGATCGACCGCCACCATCTCACCCCAGGGAGGTTTGACGCATATCATTCCGAGTGGCGACGTCATCACTCCACGCAACATCGCGAACGGCGCGCCCTTCTGCTGGCCGAAATCATGACCGGGCGGCGGATCGAATCCGGCCGCCTCCGCGCGCGGGATCAGCTTGATGAGATGAACGGCGCGGCTGGTGTTGGCGTAGAGGATCTGGTTGGCGGGATCGAAGGCCGCGCTGCCCCAGCTGACCCCACCGCCGGTGAAGGGAAACTCCAGCGTGCCTTGGGTCGAGGGCGGCGTGAACAGCCCCTCGTTACGTGCCGCCGCGAACTGTCTTTCGCAGGACGAGCGGCCCAAGCCGGGCAGCAGCGAGAGCGCATCCTCAGTCGAGATCTTTTGCGACGTCAGCGCCGGCACATGCGTCGGGAACGGCTGTGTCGGCGACAGCATTTCACTCTCCGCGCCGCCCTGCGGCACCGCGCGCTCCTCGACCGGCCACACCGGTTTGCCGGTCTCGCGATCGAGCACGAAGACAAAACCCTGCTTGGTCGGCTGGATCACGACGTCGCGCTGACCTTCGCCGGTGTCGATCCGCGTCAGCGTCGGCTGCGCCGGCAGATCGTAGTCCCAGACGTCGTGATGCACGGTCTGGAATGCCCATACGAGCTCGCCGGTCTCGATGCGCAGCGCGACCACCGAATTGGCATGCTCGTTATTGCCCGGCCGTTTGCCGCCCCAGAAGTCCGGCGACGGCGAGGACGTCGGCAGGAACACCAGCCCACGCGCGGCGTCGACCGACATCGGCGCCCAGACATTGGCGTGACCGGCTTCGATGCCGTCGCGCTTGAGCGGCTCGAAGGTCCAGCGCGGCTGCCCCGTGCGCGCATCGAACGCGCGCACGAC is from Bradyrhizobium xenonodulans and encodes:
- a CDS encoding DUF6894 family protein, which encodes MPLYFFRIRNGRYSGCADQATEFADRNAAWREMTSVCADMAAGIARKLHENSEWHMELLDETKEPVFRIRIVAETFE
- a CDS encoding PaaI family thioesterase, whose protein sequence is MPSQPEAEFGITDARRILGEVFAPWVLDLNLSVERIEHVPPADVPDWQPGALLRMPFAERLCRNGGVVCGQALMALADTAMVIANLAANRGYRPMTTVDQTTHFMRAVSSSDVLADARVVRLGRTMSFGRVTLLSAADNKPVAMVSSAFAMLPG
- a CDS encoding HdeA family protein yields the protein MKTTLSLLFAAALSLTSMPAHAVKWDLSTMTCKQFLESGEDNIAVVLTWMDGWYKGDEDNAIIDTEVFIDNAKKFGAYCGKNPTVSVVTAADEILGK
- a CDS encoding pyrroloquinoline quinone-dependent dehydrogenase, translated to MTRPYHSAALLALLLLLSRPCTAWESWGGDAGGSRFSPLREITPDNVGNLVRAFEFHTGDLAARPPEVMRRTKFQATPLFVEDSLIFCSPFNEVIALDPGTGAQKWRYDPKIAVNQRPANRYVCRGVTYWIDDEAPANAACRSRIFMGTNDVHLIALDAKTGIPCAGFGHGGEVRPDIGMKLDWPGEFQITSPPAIGRGVVVVGSAIGDNRRVDAPSGVVRAFDARTGQPRWTFEPLKRDGIEAGHANVWAPMSVDAARGLVFLPTSSPSPDFWGGKRPGNNEHANSVVALRIETGELVWAFQTVHHDVWDYDLPAQPTLTRIDTGEGQRDVVIQPTKQGFVFVLDRETGKPVWPVEERAVPQGGAESEMLSPTQPFPTHVPALTSQKISTEDALSLLPGLGRSSCERQFAAARNEGLFTPPSTQGTLEFPFTGGGVSWGSAAFDPANQILYANTSRAVHLIKLIPRAEAAGFDPPPGHDFGQQKGAPFAMLRGVMTSPLGMICVKPPWGEMVAVDLRNGRILWRSTVGTTEDLAPLGLPLPWGTPLVNGLAVTAGGLVFTGAMDAYLRAFDARSGRELWQGRLPVPGVANPMTYLWKGEQYVAIGAGGHSDGPTSIGDSVVAFRLARPGEGPSLWSRTIDRPGGRFFAASSAIVIAIVALAIASLRWRRRRRVTQS